The bacterium genomic interval GAGACAGCCGCCGCAGACCTTGGGACGCGGGAACCACTGGCGGTCGATTAGCAAGACGCGAACGCCGGTGCGCGCCAGCTCGCGGGCGACAAAGGCGCCTGCCGGCCCGGCGCCGACCACCGCGACCGGCCATATCGTGGCCGCCGCCTGGGCCGCCTCGATGGTGGCCGCCGGACTCAGCTCCGTCTCCAGGTCAGGAGAAAGCGCTCCGGGAAGCGGCGCAAAATGTTCGCTCGGTCGAGGCCCGCGCGCGCGGCGAGGTTAGTCATTTCCTCGAGCGTAAATGCCGCCGCGACCGATCGAGGGCCATCGGTGTGAACGACCGGCGAGCGGGTCAGAAACTGGCACCCGGCCACGGCAAACGCGTAGCCGAGTCGGCTGCGCAGGAGATCACTTATTTGAACCAGTCGAATCGCCGACGCCCTCAGGGCAACAAGGAAACTCACTGCCTGGCTCTCGCTCAGGTGGTGAAGAAACAGTGAGCAAACAACGGCGTCGTAGTGCGGGAGTCGATGCTCGATGACGTCATGTTCAAAGAAGCCTACCTCGGCGCCGCGCTGAGCTGCGCGTTTGCGCGCGTACTCGAGCGCCGTCGGACTCATGTCGCAGCCGTCCACCTCGA includes:
- a CDS encoding methyltransferase domain-containing protein, with amino-acid sequence MDQPGLEPAAHRQALRGLDRINRVSGTARHFWPELEKFSTRSEKRTFRVLDAACGGGDVAIALSETAKRRRVALEVDGCDMSPTALEYARKRAAQRGAEVGFFEHDVIEHRLPHYDAVVCSLFLHHLSESQAVSFLVALRASAIRLVQISDLLRSRLGYAFAVAGCQFLTRSPVVHTDGPRSVAAAFTLEEMTNLAARAGLDRANILRRFPERFLLTWRRS